A window from Flavobacteriales bacterium encodes these proteins:
- a CDS encoding T9SS type A sorting domain-containing protein, giving the protein MKRYGIVLCLLLGVTGSSFGKKVKFAVDMSNEVVMTTGVHISGDFQVAAGYASDWCAECTPLLQEGSSNIYSVVVDIPAFAKYEYKFLNGDQFYEAEFVPEPSRVGYDFNDNRWLYVDSIADDTTFVGNIIFAANAPSGKLLMRLLVDMQKETVDAKGVHLAGSFQSWNTQDDILYHFDAAPADIHERIVYVDPGAYEYKYYNGDITSSAETVPGTCATNTNRAITMSVDSVLPAVCFSGCSDCSTAGIRELRNAHSLKIYPNPARESFTISFRNMTGDKTIAITDISGKVVRRYAAVSGEHFQVNREEMSSGTYIIHVLYNDRSFSSEKLIIE; this is encoded by the coding sequence ATGAAAAGATACGGTATCGTTTTATGCCTGTTGTTGGGAGTGACAGGTTCCTCGTTTGGGAAGAAAGTAAAGTTTGCAGTGGATATGAGTAATGAGGTGGTGATGACTACCGGTGTTCATATATCCGGTGATTTTCAGGTAGCGGCGGGCTATGCCAGCGACTGGTGTGCGGAGTGCACCCCGCTTCTGCAGGAAGGTAGTAGCAACATTTATAGCGTCGTGGTGGATATCCCCGCTTTTGCGAAGTATGAGTATAAATTCCTGAACGGTGACCAGTTCTATGAAGCCGAGTTTGTGCCCGAGCCTTCCAGGGTGGGTTATGACTTCAATGACAACCGGTGGCTCTATGTGGATTCCATCGCTGACGACACCACGTTCGTAGGAAACATCATATTCGCTGCAAATGCCCCGTCAGGTAAGTTGTTGATGCGATTGCTTGTGGATATGCAAAAGGAAACCGTGGACGCAAAAGGTGTTCACCTGGCCGGCAGCTTCCAGTCGTGGAATACGCAAGACGACATTCTGTATCATTTCGATGCTGCCCCGGCGGATATTCATGAACGGATTGTTTATGTGGATCCAGGTGCATATGAATACAAGTACTATAATGGCGACATCACTTCCTCCGCGGAAACTGTTCCCGGAACCTGTGCTACCAATACGAACCGTGCCATCACCATGTCCGTGGATTCAGTATTACCAGCAGTTTGCTTTTCAGGCTGCAGTGATTGCAGCACCGCCGGCATCCGGGAATTGCGGAATGCCCATTCATTGAAGATATACCCGAACCCTGCCCGTGAATCATTCACGATATCCTTTAGAAATATGACGGGTGATAAGACCATTGCGATCACAGATATCTCCGGAAAAGTTGTACGGAGGTATGCGGCGGTGAGCGGAGAACATTTTCAGGTGAACAGGGAAGAGATGTCATCAGGTACTTATATCATTCATGTGTTGTACAACGACAGGTCATTCTCCAGTGAAAAATTAATTATCGAATAA